One segment of Rosa chinensis cultivar Old Blush chromosome 6, RchiOBHm-V2, whole genome shotgun sequence DNA contains the following:
- the LOC112172719 gene encoding 60S ribosomal protein L13a-4, with protein sequence MVSGSGICAKRVVVDARHHMLGRLASIVAKELLNGQKVVVVRCEEIAISGGLVRQKMKYMRFLRKRMNTKPSHGPIHFRAPAKIFWRTVRGMIPHKTKRGANALARLKAYEGVPPPFDKIKRMVIPDALKVLRLQSGHKYCLLGKLSSEVGWNHYDTIRELEKKRKERSQLAYERKKQLNKLKVKAEKAAEEKLGAQLEIIAPVKY encoded by the exons ATGGTATCGGGGTCAGGAATATGCGCGAAGAGGGTGGTGGTGGACGCTCGGCACCACATGCTGGGGCGATTGGCGTCGATCGTGGCGAAGGAGCTTCTCAACGGGCAGAAGGTGGTGGTTGTCCGCTGCGAGGAGATTGCCATCTCCGGCGGCCTCGTCCGGCAGAAGATGAAGTACATGCGGTTCCTCCGTAAGCGCATGAACACCAAGCCCTCCCACGGCCCCATCCACTTCCGCGCTCCCGCCAAAATCTTCTGGCGCACCGTCCGAGGGATGATTCCGCACAAGACTAAGCGCGGAGCCAATGCACTTGCTCGGTTGAAGGCTTACGAGGGAGTCCCACCCCCCTTTGATAAGATTAAGAGGATGGTCATTCCTGATGCTCTCAA GGTGTTGAGGCTTCAGAGTGGTCACAAGTACTGCTTGCTGGGTAAGCTGTCGTCCGAGGTTGGGTGGAACCACTATGATACCATCAGG GAGCTAGAAAAGAAGCGAAAAGAGAGGTCTCAGTTGGCTTACGAGAGGAAGAAGCAGCTAAACAAACTCAAGGTGAAGGCTGAAAAGGCTGCAGAGGAGAAGCTTGGCGCCCAGCTTGAAATCATTGCCCCTGTTAAGTACTAA